One part of the Microbulbifer sp. THAF38 genome encodes these proteins:
- a CDS encoding TonB-dependent siderophore receptor: MKENKKRWLAACGAPSLLAMAVAAVSSPAFAEDALLEEVITIGTRVEGRSATDSSAPIDIVTGDEFVNQGDGDLNNLLRNVVPSYNVNAKPISDAASIVRPANLRGLPPDSTLVLVNGKRRHRASVISFLGSGVSDGAQGPDISAIPAIALKQVEVLRDGAAAQYGSDAIAGVINFQLKDAAEGGTVEMKHATTAEGDGDQSMVAANFGLPLTDSGFVNFSMEYREQDSTSRSTQRDDAAQLIADGNTHVASPAQIWGQPEVNDDTKFFINSAIELNDTVELYAFGNYASRSTDGGFYYRNPETRAGVFAMEVDSDVDSDGDGELDKILVPLIGDLDPSNGIDNCQNVSVSEAHDLDECFSFTEMFPGGFTPRFGGDLEDYSMVFGLRGELANGIGYDVSASRGRNEVDFNIYNTVNATMGPDTPTKFSPGGYAQTETNFNIDLTKAAEVAGKTLYMAGGFEWREEEFQVKMGDEASWTTGPLTEQGFLIGSNGFSGFGPEVAGTFDRDNIALYTDLELEMTDSLRLGAASRWEDFSDFGSTFNYKLSAHWAINDIIALRSTYSTGFRAPTPGQSNISNVTTAFTDGQLANRGTIPPTNPIAELKGGKQLQPEESKSFTIGTIIAAGDWDITLDYFQIAVSDRITQSANQELSDAERAQLVADGISGADSLQYFRFYTNDFDTKTRGIDLVATYPLGDATDLSFAANWTDTEVTDFSPDTMDDMRLKQLEDGLPNVRGNATVSHAGDGWRGLVRLNYYGSYWEAHLDDYSLPIDAGDEWTVDIEGAYDFTESLSLIAGAENLFNNYPDKNPWSGVAGAEYPETAPMGFNGALYYVRAQYEF; encoded by the coding sequence ATGAAAGAAAACAAGAAGCGCTGGCTAGCGGCCTGTGGCGCTCCATCGCTGTTGGCAATGGCGGTTGCTGCAGTATCCAGCCCGGCATTTGCCGAGGATGCTCTTCTGGAGGAGGTCATCACCATCGGCACTCGCGTTGAAGGACGCTCTGCGACGGATTCCTCGGCACCTATCGATATTGTCACTGGTGATGAGTTTGTGAATCAGGGGGATGGGGATCTCAACAACCTTTTGCGCAATGTGGTGCCTTCCTACAATGTGAATGCAAAGCCAATCTCCGATGCTGCCTCGATTGTACGCCCAGCCAACCTGCGTGGACTGCCGCCGGATAGCACCCTGGTATTGGTGAATGGCAAGCGTCGTCACCGTGCTTCTGTAATCTCCTTCTTGGGAAGTGGTGTATCGGATGGCGCTCAGGGCCCGGATATCTCCGCTATACCAGCCATAGCCTTGAAACAGGTGGAAGTTCTTCGCGATGGTGCAGCCGCCCAATACGGCTCTGATGCTATTGCCGGGGTCATCAACTTCCAGCTCAAAGATGCTGCCGAGGGTGGCACTGTTGAAATGAAGCATGCCACTACCGCGGAAGGTGATGGTGACCAGAGTATGGTTGCTGCTAACTTCGGCCTGCCACTGACCGATTCCGGCTTTGTCAACTTCAGCATGGAATATCGCGAACAGGATTCCACCAGTCGCAGTACCCAGCGGGATGACGCCGCACAGCTGATTGCCGATGGCAATACCCATGTTGCCAGTCCCGCGCAGATCTGGGGGCAGCCGGAAGTAAATGATGACACTAAGTTCTTTATTAACAGTGCTATTGAACTGAATGATACCGTTGAGCTATATGCCTTTGGTAACTACGCCAGCCGTTCCACAGATGGAGGATTCTATTATCGTAATCCTGAGACTCGGGCAGGCGTTTTTGCAATGGAGGTTGATTCAGATGTGGATAGTGATGGTGATGGGGAACTCGATAAAATTCTAGTTCCTTTGATCGGTGACTTAGACCCCAGTAATGGTATTGATAACTGTCAGAATGTCAGTGTATCTGAAGCCCACGATCTCGATGAGTGTTTCTCCTTTACAGAGATGTTCCCGGGTGGTTTTACCCCGCGTTTTGGTGGCGACCTGGAAGACTATTCCATGGTCTTCGGACTGCGCGGTGAGTTGGCTAATGGCATTGGCTATGATGTCAGCGCCAGTAGGGGGCGTAACGAAGTAGATTTCAATATCTACAATACCGTGAATGCTACCATGGGCCCTGATACTCCAACCAAGTTCAGCCCTGGCGGATATGCGCAAACTGAGACCAATTTTAATATTGACCTGACCAAGGCTGCGGAAGTTGCCGGCAAAACACTGTATATGGCCGGTGGTTTTGAGTGGCGCGAGGAAGAATTTCAGGTCAAAATGGGAGATGAAGCCTCCTGGACTACTGGGCCCTTGACTGAGCAGGGCTTCTTGATAGGTTCCAATGGCTTTTCTGGTTTTGGTCCGGAAGTAGCTGGTACTTTCGATCGGGACAATATTGCCCTTTACACGGACCTTGAACTGGAAATGACCGATAGCTTGCGGTTGGGTGCTGCCTCACGCTGGGAGGACTTTTCTGACTTCGGAAGTACTTTCAACTACAAGCTTTCCGCGCATTGGGCAATCAATGACATAATTGCGCTGCGCTCTACCTACAGTACCGGCTTCCGTGCGCCTACACCTGGTCAGTCTAATATCAGTAATGTGACGACGGCATTTACCGATGGTCAGTTGGCGAACCGTGGCACTATTCCTCCAACTAACCCCATCGCGGAGCTAAAGGGAGGAAAGCAACTGCAGCCAGAGGAGTCTAAGAGCTTTACCATTGGTACTATCATTGCTGCTGGCGACTGGGATATTACCCTCGATTACTTCCAAATTGCGGTGAGCGATCGTATTACCCAGTCTGCTAACCAGGAGCTGAGTGACGCTGAACGTGCTCAGCTAGTGGCAGATGGTATTAGTGGTGCTGACTCCCTTCAGTATTTCCGTTTTTACACTAACGACTTTGATACCAAGACTCGTGGTATCGACCTAGTTGCTACTTATCCACTTGGCGATGCTACCGATCTGAGCTTTGCTGCCAACTGGACAGACACAGAAGTTACCGACTTCAGTCCGGATACAATGGATGATATGCGGCTTAAGCAGCTGGAAGATGGTCTGCCAAATGTTCGTGGTAATGCAACCGTTTCTCATGCCGGTGATGGCTGGCGTGGATTGGTTCGTTTGAACTATTACGGTAGCTATTGGGAAGCGCATCTGGATGATTACAGCCTACCCATTGATGCCGGTGATGAGTGGACTGTGGATATCGAAGGTGCTTACGACTTTACAGAGTCTTTGTCCCTGATTGCTGGTGCTGAAAACCTGTTCAATAACTACCCAGATAAAAACCCCTGGTCAGGTGTTGCAGGTGCTGAGTACCCAGAAACAGCGCCTATGGGCTTTAATGGTGCACTCTATTATGTGCGTGCACAGTATGAGTTTTAA
- a CDS encoding protein disulfide oxidoreductase, producing MSVKLIVFSMLAILVMAAVAYYQQRDIPEDLAPPLKGETLNGNLIDLKHMTTHGPVLIYFWGSWCPYCRIVSPKISELAREYQVLSVAMQSGDEGVVKEYMLQHNLKFPTINDPMGSISGQWGIKVTPTMIIVGSNGQIAWVTTGATSKLGLKLRMELTD from the coding sequence ATGTCGGTAAAACTGATAGTCTTCTCCATGCTGGCTATTTTGGTAATGGCGGCGGTGGCCTACTATCAGCAACGGGACATCCCAGAAGATCTGGCGCCACCGCTGAAAGGGGAGACTTTGAATGGGAATTTAATAGACCTTAAACATATGACGACACATGGGCCGGTGCTTATTTATTTCTGGGGCTCATGGTGTCCATATTGTCGCATAGTATCTCCTAAAATATCTGAACTGGCGCGAGAATATCAGGTCTTGAGCGTCGCTATGCAGTCTGGAGATGAGGGAGTGGTTAAAGAATATATGCTTCAACATAATTTAAAGTTTCCAACAATTAATGACCCTATGGGTAGTATAAGTGGCCAGTGGGGGATCAAAGTAACGCCAACGATGATTATCGTGGGGAGTAATGGACAGATTGCTTGGGTTACCACTGGGGCTACCTCCAAGCTAGGACTAAAACTACGCATGGAGTTGACGGATTAA
- a CDS encoding aspartate/glutamate racemase family protein, translated as MEKAVRRIGLLGGMSWESTQLYYKLINQGVNRQLGGLHSAEIILYSVDFARIEKLQRASQWEEAGQMLAQAAQALESAGADCVLICTNTMHKVAEQVATSVDIPLLHIADAVAEILLREDVQKVGLLGTAFTMEQDFYRKYIQEKYGITLIVPTAPDREIVHSVIYEELCKGKIKASSREEYLRIIHFLSAQGVEAVILGCTEIGMLVSQEDIAIPLMDTTQIHANKAVEFALGDI; from the coding sequence GTGGAGAAGGCGGTAAGAAGAATAGGGCTACTTGGTGGTATGAGTTGGGAGAGCACACAGCTCTACTACAAGTTGATTAATCAAGGGGTTAATCGGCAACTTGGCGGGCTGCATTCCGCAGAGATTATTTTATACAGTGTCGACTTTGCCAGGATTGAAAAGCTCCAACGAGCGAGTCAATGGGAAGAGGCTGGGCAGATGCTGGCTCAGGCGGCCCAGGCATTGGAATCCGCTGGGGCGGACTGTGTTCTTATCTGTACCAATACCATGCATAAAGTGGCCGAGCAGGTAGCGACTTCGGTGGATATCCCTCTCCTGCATATTGCAGACGCTGTGGCTGAAATTTTACTTAGGGAAGATGTTCAGAAAGTGGGACTTTTGGGTACGGCTTTCACCATGGAGCAGGATTTTTACCGTAAGTATATACAGGAAAAATATGGAATAACCCTGATTGTTCCCACTGCCCCTGATAGAGAAATAGTACATAGTGTGATCTATGAGGAGCTCTGTAAAGGAAAGATCAAAGCTTCATCAAGAGAGGAGTATCTCCGCATTATCCATTTTCTGTCCGCCCAAGGGGTGGAAGCTGTGATTCTAGGCTGTACCGAAATTGGTATGTTGGTCTCTCAGGAGGATATAGCGATTCCACTGATGGATACTACTCAAATACATGCAAATAAGGCTGTGGAGTTTGCCTTGGGCGACATATAG
- the nuoM gene encoding NADH-quinone oxidoreductase subunit M: protein MTLLTIIIILFTGGIVAWLSERYFKAGGRWISLISLLLAALLLTNYSTFIHSTGVGTTKPWWDSLQIPWIPRFGIDFHLAIDGLSFLMLALTLAMGIFGVLMTWNDINFRRGFFYFNYLWTLAGVAGVFTAIDLFLFFFFWEVMLIPMLFLIAVWGYEQRIYAAIKFFIFTQASSLLMLIAIVALVYIHYTNTGQLTFNYNVLLDARLSPGVAYWLMLGFFVAFIVKLPALPFHTWLPDAHTQAPTAGSILLAAILLKTGAYGLLRFNLPLFPESSIEFAPVAMTIGAISIIYGAMLAFAQRDMKRLVAYSSVSHMGFVLLGLYALDTIAIQGAVMQMIAHGLSTAALFALVGTLQHRLHTRDMQQLGGLWARLPKLSAVALFFAVASLGLPGLGNFVAEFTVLVGSFRSNHWITALAAIGLIGAALYALLMMQKVFFGKLNKRLEKPIREQETTDLTIRESCALLTLAGLLVFIGLHPQPIFNIADQTVQRSTAKIEAALYIQNSTRDKLSTQIHPIKLEHTSIEETTP from the coding sequence ATGACCCTATTGACAATCATTATTATATTGTTCACCGGTGGCATAGTAGCTTGGCTGTCAGAGCGTTATTTTAAGGCTGGTGGACGTTGGATTAGTTTGATCAGCCTTCTACTCGCCGCCTTATTACTCACAAACTATTCCACATTTATTCATTCTACCGGAGTGGGGACAACGAAACCCTGGTGGGATAGTCTACAGATACCTTGGATTCCCCGATTTGGAATTGACTTCCATCTTGCCATTGATGGCTTAAGCTTTCTCATGCTGGCGCTGACCCTGGCTATGGGAATTTTTGGGGTCTTGATGACTTGGAACGATATAAATTTCCGTAGAGGATTTTTCTATTTCAATTACCTCTGGACTCTGGCTGGGGTTGCTGGTGTTTTTACCGCTATTGATCTTTTCCTGTTTTTCTTTTTTTGGGAAGTCATGCTGATACCCATGCTATTCCTTATCGCGGTATGGGGATATGAGCAGCGTATTTATGCCGCTATCAAGTTCTTTATTTTTACCCAAGCCAGTAGCCTTCTCATGTTGATTGCTATCGTTGCTTTGGTTTACATTCACTACACCAACACTGGGCAGCTAACCTTTAATTACAATGTACTATTAGATGCCCGCCTCTCTCCTGGAGTTGCCTACTGGTTAATGCTGGGATTCTTTGTTGCTTTTATAGTCAAATTACCAGCTCTACCTTTCCATACCTGGCTGCCCGATGCACATACTCAAGCACCTACAGCAGGCAGTATCCTTTTGGCTGCTATTCTCCTTAAAACTGGTGCTTATGGCCTATTACGCTTCAATCTACCTTTATTTCCCGAGAGCTCAATAGAATTTGCACCTGTCGCGATGACCATTGGAGCTATCAGTATTATTTATGGTGCGATGCTCGCGTTTGCCCAAAGAGACATGAAGAGACTCGTGGCCTACTCCAGTGTTAGCCACATGGGATTTGTTTTGCTTGGTCTTTACGCCCTTGACACTATTGCTATACAAGGGGCTGTAATGCAAATGATTGCTCATGGTTTGAGTACCGCAGCCTTATTTGCGCTAGTTGGGACCTTGCAACATCGCCTCCACACCAGGGATATGCAGCAACTGGGTGGCCTTTGGGCCAGATTGCCAAAGTTATCTGCTGTTGCGCTTTTCTTTGCGGTAGCATCACTGGGCCTTCCCGGCCTCGGCAACTTTGTTGCTGAATTCACAGTGCTTGTAGGGAGCTTCCGCAGCAATCACTGGATAACAGCCCTAGCGGCTATCGGGCTTATTGGTGCTGCACTCTATGCCCTATTGATGATGCAAAAAGTCTTTTTCGGTAAGCTAAATAAAAGACTGGAAAAACCCATTCGAGAGCAAGAAACGACAGATCTTACTATACGAGAGTCCTGTGCCCTGCTCACGCTCGCCGGACTTTTGGTATTTATCGGTTTGCATCCACAGCCGATTTTCAATATTGCTGACCAGACCGTACAGAGATCGACCGCAAAAATTGAAGCAGCTTTGTATATTCAGAATTCCACTCGAGACAAATTATCTACTCAGATTCATCCGATTAAGCTTGAACACACCTCAATAGAGGAAACAACTCCATGA
- a CDS encoding NADH-quinone oxidoreductase subunit N — protein MSAQELFGILPLLILSAGIVILLLQVSFWRGHLGALATTMITLVLAMASCFLVAGTLSGATSSIQVTALILVDYTALFFCLLLLLTAFGISIMGFNYLRLRCDPKGISGSYPEEYYILLLLAMLGACTLIFSSHFATFFLGLELISLSLYPMLGFSLTGDLSPKREQLQSLESAIKYLILSALSTALGLFGIALIYSASGALDFIGIASRITELSQTSTLFATGVTLLLISVAFKLSLVPFHIWTPDVYQGAPTPTTALIATIGKGAVIGFLLRFFNILDLYSSQVLIDMLSIAAIASMLVGNLLALMQTNIKRLLAYSSIGHIGYLIVAFIIGKSTFGTEAVIYYLIAYIITTLGSFAVVGLVADSVEEKILKGEYPENPLSDAQNPYQRAFYQGLLWRSPWLASCFAAMLLSLAGIPLTIGFIGKFYVFTAGVEGQMWVLLAGVVIGSALGLFYYLRLLLTMVQRDSTHDTVNTGTVQIAVSGQLLLFILTVALLIFGIFPQILINWINAL, from the coding sequence ATGAGTGCTCAGGAACTTTTTGGGATACTGCCCCTACTGATACTAAGTGCAGGTATAGTGATTCTTCTGTTACAGGTATCTTTTTGGAGAGGACATCTGGGTGCATTGGCAACCACCATGATTACCCTAGTGTTAGCCATGGCATCCTGCTTTTTGGTTGCTGGCACTCTATCTGGAGCGACCAGCTCTATTCAGGTGACTGCATTAATTCTAGTCGACTATACGGCTTTATTTTTCTGCCTCCTTCTACTCTTAACCGCCTTTGGGATTAGCATCATGGGTTTTAATTACCTGCGTTTGCGCTGTGATCCCAAAGGGATCTCGGGAAGTTATCCTGAGGAGTATTACATCCTGTTGCTGCTGGCAATGTTAGGAGCCTGCACGCTTATTTTTTCCAGTCACTTTGCTACCTTCTTTCTTGGACTTGAACTTATTAGTCTCTCTTTATATCCAATGCTCGGATTTTCATTGACTGGAGACCTATCCCCCAAGCGTGAGCAACTTCAATCCCTTGAATCGGCGATTAAATACCTGATTCTATCTGCTTTATCCACTGCATTGGGCCTATTTGGTATCGCACTGATTTATAGTGCAAGTGGCGCTCTGGATTTTATAGGCATAGCCTCACGGATAACCGAGCTATCCCAAACATCTACTTTATTTGCTACTGGGGTCACCTTGCTCCTTATCTCTGTAGCTTTTAAATTATCACTAGTTCCATTTCATATTTGGACACCTGATGTTTATCAAGGGGCTCCAACACCAACAACAGCCTTAATAGCAACCATAGGTAAAGGTGCCGTAATCGGATTTCTACTGCGATTCTTTAATATCCTGGATCTTTACAGTAGTCAGGTTTTAATTGATATGCTCTCTATAGCAGCTATAGCCAGTATGTTAGTTGGCAATCTTCTGGCATTAATGCAAACAAATATCAAACGCCTTCTAGCCTACTCCTCTATTGGTCATATTGGTTATTTGATTGTGGCCTTTATCATTGGTAAAAGCACTTTTGGCACTGAGGCAGTTATTTATTACCTGATAGCATACATAATCACCACACTGGGATCTTTTGCGGTAGTAGGTTTAGTCGCTGATTCTGTTGAGGAAAAAATTCTTAAAGGTGAGTATCCTGAAAATCCCCTTTCAGACGCACAAAACCCTTATCAACGTGCATTCTACCAGGGCCTTTTATGGCGCTCACCTTGGCTGGCGAGCTGTTTTGCCGCTATGCTGCTTTCCCTCGCCGGTATTCCTTTAACTATCGGATTTATCGGCAAATTTTATGTATTTACTGCTGGAGTAGAGGGGCAAATGTGGGTACTCCTGGCAGGTGTAGTAATCGGCAGCGCACTGGGGCTTTTTTACTATCTACGCTTGCTACTAACTATGGTTCAACGTGATAGCACACATGACACTGTTAACACAGGAACTGTACAAATCGCTGTATCAGGTCAGCTACTCTTGTTTATATTGACAGTTGCTCTATTGATCTTTGGTATATTCCCTCAAATCTTGATCAACTGGATAAATGCACTATAA
- a CDS encoding MBL fold metallo-hydrolase encodes MSVIDSFDYKDLDAQRVGRFDFGINTTFIVYRLKDTIIDAGPSNQWKYVKWFVKNKPFRQLLLTHHHEDHSGNAGSIYKLTGVQPRAPKATIEILKRGFRIPPLQRLIWGAPGLAEAAELPKNLRIAGEKVIAIPAPGHAKDMTCYLMEDRGWIFTADLYVASHLKMLRKDESIPILMQSIRKVLQYNFELILCPHRGMVENGKKRLQDKYDYLLNLSCSAQELGRQGISLKEITRRLLGRENMMAFLSGYNFSKRNLIASCMALEPSMDDE; translated from the coding sequence GTGTCGGTCATCGATTCATTTGATTACAAAGATCTCGATGCGCAGAGAGTTGGCAGGTTTGACTTTGGAATTAACACCACATTTATCGTTTATCGATTAAAAGACACCATTATTGATGCAGGGCCTAGCAATCAATGGAAATACGTCAAGTGGTTTGTGAAAAATAAACCCTTTCGTCAGCTTCTTCTAACGCATCACCATGAAGATCATAGCGGCAATGCTGGATCTATCTATAAGCTGACAGGTGTTCAGCCTCGAGCACCTAAAGCAACGATTGAAATTTTAAAGCGTGGTTTCCGTATACCACCACTTCAAAGGCTTATTTGGGGAGCACCGGGACTCGCGGAAGCTGCGGAGCTGCCAAAGAATTTACGCATAGCTGGTGAGAAGGTAATTGCTATCCCGGCTCCGGGGCATGCCAAGGATATGACCTGCTATTTGATGGAGGATCGGGGTTGGATATTCACGGCAGACCTCTATGTGGCGAGTCATCTGAAGATGTTGCGTAAGGATGAGAGCATCCCAATTCTGATGCAAAGCATACGCAAAGTGCTTCAATATAATTTTGAACTTATCTTGTGTCCCCATCGGGGTATGGTCGAAAACGGTAAGAAACGACTACAAGATAAATATGATTACTTGCTTAACTTATCGTGTTCTGCCCAGGAGTTGGGGCGACAAGGAATCTCCTTAAAAGAAATTACCCGTAGACTTTTAGGGAGGGAGAACATGATGGCTTTTCTCTCCGGTTATAATTTCAGTAAAAGAAATTTAATAGCCTCCTGTATGGCTTTGGAACCTTCCATGGATGATGAGTAG
- a CDS encoding protein-disulfide reductase DsbD: MLKIKSVLIIVIGILAFGCGSCIYAQEQASGEHVRIRWLAPSIFEEKVSEKIGFYFEVDLGWHVYWQNSGDSGAPPRFDIDAEGASLGKIEWPFPTRLRVEHLTNLGYKGNVAYLFDLKPKPGAQEVSLKADLEWLVCKIECIPGRGTMTLSRPVEKQSKWALEDLEVRNQFAERVPLPQESSPWRLDSLALQGKDRIRLLVEARTQGRAPQVFPLNGKVFSPAKPIMERDGDTFVYIFKRQTDVEIPAAASFVLSDGHRAWEFDEVAFSSPLPAAKWRPLWLIILAAFAGGVILNLMPCVFPVLSIKLFGLIGGGYSSGSRLREGLLYSAGVVLTFTALGLLLLVLRAGGSSIGWGFQLQSPSVVLALIVLFWVMAMSFHGVFEFGHHLVRVAGLSQGGTFATGVLAVFVAAPCTGPFMGVALGTATVLPPLEAMLIFVCMGIGLAAPFLILCISPALMNRLPSPGPWMDKLRQLLAFPLYATVIWLLWVFGRMEGETGWLLGTSMVLLVTFALLMIRNYSGIVRVISWGVLIISLPVGFMLLGKEEQKSLPITMGWKKYDPQLLKQAQQEKRSVFVDYTAAWCVTCQVNKKRVLDKEKTLKVFQENGVLLLRADWTREDPVITESLAALGRNSIPVYAWYPAGAKRPQILPQILQEYMIIDLFDESEGSKKDLNKEGKPSSSR; encoded by the coding sequence GTGTTAAAAATAAAGTCTGTCTTGATAATTGTCATTGGTATTTTGGCTTTTGGTTGTGGTTCCTGCATTTATGCACAGGAACAGGCTTCAGGTGAACATGTCCGAATTCGTTGGTTGGCCCCTTCTATTTTTGAGGAAAAGGTTTCAGAAAAAATTGGCTTCTACTTTGAAGTGGATCTAGGTTGGCACGTATATTGGCAAAATTCAGGAGACTCAGGTGCACCACCTCGTTTTGACATAGACGCCGAGGGCGCAAGTCTGGGGAAAATAGAATGGCCTTTTCCCACTCGTCTTAGGGTAGAGCACCTAACAAACCTGGGTTATAAGGGAAATGTTGCCTATCTTTTTGATCTGAAGCCCAAGCCAGGGGCGCAGGAAGTCTCTTTGAAGGCAGATCTGGAATGGCTTGTCTGTAAGATTGAGTGTATTCCAGGTCGCGGCACCATGACGTTATCCCGCCCCGTTGAAAAGCAGTCCAAATGGGCCCTAGAAGATCTGGAAGTTCGGAATCAGTTTGCGGAAAGAGTACCTCTTCCACAGGAAAGCAGTCCTTGGAGGCTGGACTCGCTGGCATTGCAAGGAAAAGACCGTATACGCCTGTTGGTCGAAGCTCGTACGCAAGGCCGTGCGCCACAGGTTTTCCCTTTAAATGGAAAAGTTTTCTCACCCGCCAAGCCAATAATGGAACGTGATGGTGACACCTTCGTTTATATTTTTAAGCGTCAAACTGATGTGGAAATTCCCGCAGCAGCCAGCTTTGTATTGAGTGATGGACATCGCGCCTGGGAGTTTGACGAAGTAGCGTTTAGCAGTCCCTTGCCGGCAGCAAAGTGGCGTCCACTTTGGCTGATCATACTTGCAGCTTTTGCTGGGGGAGTCATTCTAAACTTGATGCCCTGTGTTTTCCCTGTGCTTTCTATCAAGCTTTTTGGGTTGATAGGAGGAGGCTACAGCAGTGGTTCGAGATTAAGAGAGGGGCTTCTATATTCTGCAGGAGTGGTTCTCACCTTTACAGCACTTGGCCTTCTACTTTTGGTACTTCGTGCAGGGGGATCCTCAATTGGCTGGGGGTTTCAACTACAGTCACCATCTGTGGTATTGGCACTAATAGTACTGTTTTGGGTGATGGCTATGTCTTTTCATGGTGTATTTGAGTTTGGTCATCACTTAGTTAGGGTAGCGGGCCTAAGCCAAGGTGGTACCTTTGCTACAGGCGTACTTGCGGTATTTGTCGCGGCTCCCTGTACGGGACCTTTTATGGGGGTTGCTCTTGGTACCGCAACAGTTTTACCTCCCTTAGAAGCCATGCTTATTTTTGTTTGCATGGGGATCGGCCTGGCTGCGCCATTCTTGATTCTCTGTATTAGTCCTGCCCTTATGAATCGCCTCCCATCACCTGGGCCATGGATGGATAAGCTCCGTCAATTATTGGCTTTCCCCCTTTACGCTACGGTGATTTGGTTGCTCTGGGTCTTTGGGCGTATGGAAGGGGAAACAGGCTGGTTACTAGGTACCTCAATGGTACTACTGGTAACTTTTGCTCTCTTGATGATACGTAATTACTCTGGAATCGTTAGGGTAATTTCATGGGGAGTACTAATCATTAGTTTGCCAGTAGGCTTTATGCTTTTAGGGAAAGAAGAGCAGAAGTCTCTTCCCATTACTATGGGCTGGAAGAAGTATGATCCACAGTTGCTTAAGCAGGCGCAACAAGAAAAACGCTCGGTGTTTGTCGACTATACCGCAGCTTGGTGTGTAACCTGCCAAGTGAATAAGAAGCGGGTACTCGATAAAGAGAAAACATTAAAAGTGTTTCAGGAAAATGGCGTTTTACTACTTCGTGCCGATTGGACCAGAGAGGACCCTGTGATCACTGAATCTCTGGCGGCATTAGGGCGTAACTCAATACCTGTCTATGCCTGGTATCCTGCAGGCGCTAAGAGACCGCAAATATTGCCTCAGATACTGCAGGAATATATGATCATCGATTTATTCGATGAAAGTGAAGGTTCCAAGAAAGACCTAAATAAAGAAGGGAAGCCCTCTTCAAGTCGTTAG